ATCGTGGCCTACCAGAAGTCGCTTCAGCTCACCCGGAACCAGTACGCCGGTGGCGTGGCGGCGCGGGCCGACGTGGTGGCGGCCGAGACGCAGCTCAAGACCGCGCAGGCCCAGGCCATCAACCTGGGCGTGCAGCGGGCCCAGCTCGAGCACGCGATCGCCCTGCTGATCGGCCAGCCGGCCTCGGCCTTCTCCCTCGCGGCGGCGCCGCTGGCCAATGTGCCGCCGCCCCCGGTGCCCGAGGCGGGCCTGCCCTCGCAGCTGCTGGAGCGCCGGCCCGACGTGGCGGCGGCGGAGCGCCAGGTGGCCGCCGCCAATGCGCAGATCGGCGTGGCCCGGGCGGCCTATTTCCCGGCCCTGAGCCTGACCGGCTCGGCCGGCTTCCAGGGCCCCAGCTTCGCCAACCTGCTGACGCTGCCGAACCGCTTCTGGTCGATCGGGCCGCAGCTGGCGGCGACCCTGTTCGACGGCGGCGCGCGCGATGCGCAGAACCGGCAGGCGCGGGCGGTCTACGACCAGAACGTCGCGCTGTACCGGCAGACCGTGCTCACCGGGTTCCAGGAGGTGGAGGACAACCTGTCGGCGATGCGCATCATGGAGCAGCAGGCCGTGGTGCAGGAGGAGGCGCTGCAGGCGGCGCGGGAGTCGGTGCGGCTCACGCTCAACCAGTACAAGGCCGGCGTCGTCAGCTACCTGAACGTGATCACCGCGCAGGCCACGGAACTCACCACGGCGCGCGCCTCGGTCAGCCTGCTGGGCAGCCGCTACGTCGCCAGCGTGCAGTTGATCCAGGCCCTGGGCGGCGGCTGGCATGCCACCAGCCTGCCGGGCGCCGACGCCGTGAACGCGGCGAACGATCCGGCGCGCCGCTGAGGCCGGGCGTGGCCGGGGTCAGGCGCCGTCCGGCGCCAGAGCGGCCGCGACGGCCGCGATGCGCGCCTGGTGGATCAGCCGGCTGATCTCGGGGCCGCGCGCCCCCGCCGACTGGGCCTGCAGGGCAACCTCATGGGTGGCCACCGACTGCGCCGCCGCGAGCGCCGCGCGCAGCCGCTCGCGCGGCGCGTAGGGCCGCTCCTCGAAGCCCAGGCGGCCGCGTGCATCGCACTCGCAGGCCAGCAGCACCTGCTCGAAGCGCTGCGGCCGGCGCAGCGCATCGCAGCGCTCGAGCAGGCGCACCAGCGCCGCCGCGCCGAACTCGCCGCTGCGGTGGAGGTTGCCGTGCTCGCGCGCCACCACGTCGGCCAGCTCGCGGCAGTCGGCGGGCACGCGCAGGCGCTCACTCACGCCCTTGAGCAGCCGGGCGCTGCGCTCCTCGTGGCCGATGTGGCGCGGCAGCACGTCGGCCGGGGTCGTGCCCTTGCCGAGGTCGTGCGTGAGGCAGGCAAAGCGCACCGGCAGCGGCGCGGCCAGCCGCGCGCTCATGTCCAGCACCATCATCAGGTGCACGCCGGTGTC
This Variovorax terrae DNA region includes the following protein-coding sequences:
- a CDS encoding efflux transporter outer membrane subunit, giving the protein MNTPHPTSGMPPLAKAMTLAVCALLGACAVGPDYVRPDAPTPVSYKEDRGWKVAQPSDTADRGKWWEVFGDPQLNALAEQVEISNQTVKAAAAQYEQARALVESARAAYFPTIGLNAAATRAQSGSVASNGVAIGSPGISTSRSLSLNASWEADIWGKVRRATEAQTSSAQASAADLAAARLSAQGQLAQSYFTLRQVDAQIQLYADTIVAYQKSLQLTRNQYAGGVAARADVVAAETQLKTAQAQAINLGVQRAQLEHAIALLIGQPASAFSLAAAPLANVPPPPVPEAGLPSQLLERRPDVAAAERQVAAANAQIGVARAAYFPALSLTGSAGFQGPSFANLLTLPNRFWSIGPQLAATLFDGGARDAQNRQARAVYDQNVALYRQTVLTGFQEVEDNLSAMRIMEQQAVVQEEALQAARESVRLTLNQYKAGVVSYLNVITAQATELTTARASVSLLGSRYVASVQLIQALGGGWHATSLPGADAVNAANDPARR